A window of Dromiciops gliroides isolate mDroGli1 chromosome X, mDroGli1.pri, whole genome shotgun sequence contains these coding sequences:
- the ARHGAP4 gene encoding rho GTPase-activating protein 4 isoform X5, with the protein MAAGRAAAVSGGPGGATAGAASGPGRVHAAPGRGGAGVLQRIREAQREVLGPRGPNQRQGPGPAKLPSKDLEQQLQEELLKVAMKTYQTYRAESVSSEGKLREAERQEEKRAGRCGESATSQGIDGHGWAPPRRTSLKKGGRLLEKRQAKFLEHKLKCTKARNEYLLSLASANAAVSHYYIRDAIAIMDCSDLGFHLALSKVLRSYSTAVTRAKTSPDQGPSKLEVALDTLDPEGDKSKVLELHASAFCPPLRFEYQPYEGDEVCEVQVPVDLEDEILPRAKNIQARLDQQNIETEEVNKTLKASLQSLLDQAASDEGDVLDAFQASPSTESLKSTGSDPGCRQLARRRGQQQETETFYILKLQEYLSCRSILSKLQAKHEKLQEAIQKSNKEDCDGSRARCALTRSQRNRRPRPSSQYNHKLFAGDMEKFIQSSGQAVPLVVESCIRFINLHGLQHEGIFRVPGAQLRVTEIRNAFERGEDPLLEGYSAHDLDSVAGVLKLYFRGLETPLFPSELFGEMLAAVDLESPGERAEHVKGILGRLPGPVLVVLRYLFTFLNHLAQYSDENMMDPYNLAVCFGPTLVVVPPEQDPVAVQGRVNQLVQTLILQPELIFPTPAVLPGPLYEKCMTPPHDDFGDAQLDATAEESEQDVPTETSANKDEPPIQPPESSGSPPEASASASASASASASASAPEYERSVEAVACFDYVGRTPQELTFQRGDLLWLHSRASGEWWRGERAGTLGLIPHKYIKVPDRPENRMVLPEGQGEGEPVSKSEDLPVEPVSRMRTNSEGGYGRARPQASSGSPVGKVTSPFLDPTHHPLTLTSTGRAVIPGDRPERRNTMEMPGPSGCSWRSPAIVTSDRKLEVDKNVAQKMECVFKELLGKASARQVLKTPDVLLSSPEASGWSPHSKRLVGPSRTGKNKVFFKGTGGQD; encoded by the exons ATGGCAGCTGGCAGAGCAGCTGCGGTGTCTGGAGGGCCAGGGGGAGCTACGGCGGGAGCTGCTTCAGGACCTGGGCGAGTTCATGCGGCGCCGGGCCGAGGTGGAGCTGGAGTACTCCAAAGGATTAGAGAAGCTCAGCGAGAGGTTCTTGGGCCGAGGGGGCCGAACCAGCGGCAAGGACCGGGACCAGCAAAACTTCCG aGCAAAGATCTGGAACAACAGTTACAGGAAGAGCTGCTCAAAGTG GCCATGAAAACCTACCAAACATACAGAGCAGAGAGCGTGAGCTCGGAGGGCAAGCTGAGAGAGGCAGAGCGCCAAGAGGAGAAGCGGGCTGGCCGCTGCGGGGAGTCCGCCACCTCCCAAGGCATAGATGGGCACGGCTGGGCCCCTCCTCGCAGAACCTCCCTCAAGAAGGGTGGGCGCCTGCTAGAGAAG CGCCAGGCCAAGTTCCTAGAGCACAAGCTGAAGTGTACCAAGGCGCGGAACGAATACCTGCTCAGCTTGGCCAGTGCCAACGCCGCCGTCAGCCACTATTATATCCGAGACGCTATCGCCATCATGGAT TGCAGTGATCTGGGCTTCCACCTGGCTCTGAGCAAGGTCCTTCGTAGCTACTCAACAGCTGTGACCCGGGCCAAGACCTCTCCCGATCAGGGCCCCAGCAAACTGGAGGTAGCCTTGGATACTCTGGATCCAGAAGGAGACAAGAGCAAGGTGTTGGAGCTCCACGCCTCTGCCTTCTGTCCCCCTCTCCGATTTGAATACCAACCTTATGAAGGAGATGAG GTTTGTGAGGTACAGGTACCCGTAGATCTGGAGGATGAAATCCTTCCTCGAGCCAAGAATATCCAAGCCCGCCTGGATCAACAGAACATTGAAACCGAGGAG GTCAACAAGACACTGAAGGCAAGTCTACAGTCCCTGCTGGACCAGGCCGCCTCAGACGAGGGCGATGTGTTAGATGCCTTCCAAGCCAGtccatccactgagtcacttaaGTCCACAGGCTCTGACCCCGGCTGTCGGCAGCTCGCTCGGAGACGTGGCCAGCAGCAGGAGACGGAGACTTTCTACATCCTG AAACTGCAAGAATATCTGAGCTGCAGAAGCATCCTCAGCAAACTACAAGCAAAACACGAGAAACTCCAGGAAGCCATTCAGAAAA gcaacaaggaagattgTGATGGGTCTCG GGCCCGCTGTGCCTTGACTAGATCTCAGAGGAATCGCCGCCCTCGGCCCAGCTCCCAGTATAACCACAAACTCTTTGCCGGAGACATGGAAAAGTTCATCCAG AGTTCAGGCCAGGCTGTCCCCTTGGTAGTTGAAAGCTGTATCCGCTTCATCAACCTGCACG gtCTCCAGCATGAGGGCATTTTCCGGGTGCCCGGAGCACAACTCAGGGTCACAGAAATCCGGAATGCCTTTGAGAGAg GTGAGGACCCCTTGCTGGAGGGCTACTCGGCCCACGATCTGGACTCCGTGGCTGGTGTCCTGAAGCTCTATTTCCGTGGCCTGGAGACCCCACTTTTCCCATCTGAGCTGTTTGGGGAGATGCTGGCTGCTGTGG ATCTGGAGAGCCCTGGAGAGAGGGCAGAGCATGTGAAGGGCATCCTGGGCCGCCTGCCTGGGCCTGTGTTGGTTGTCCTTCGTTATCTCTTCACTTTCCTCAATCA CCTGGCCCAGTACAGTGATGAAAACATGATGGATCCCTACAACCTGGCCGTGTGCTTTGGGCCCACCCTGGTGGTTGTGCCACCTGAACAGGACCCGGTGGCCGTGCAGGGCCGTGTAAACCAGCTGGTTCAGACGCTCATCCTGCAACCCGAATTGATCTTCCCAACCCCTGCTGTGCTGCCGGGGCCCCTCTATGAAAAGTGCATGACCCCACCACATGATGATTTTGG GGATGCTCAACTGGATGCCACGGCGGAAGAGAGTGAGCAGGACGTGCCCACGGAGACATCGGCAAATAAAGACG AGCCTCCCATTCAACCTCCAGAGAGCTCTGGGTCCCCCCCAGAGGCCTCTGCCTCAGCCTCTGCCTCAGCTTCTGCCTCAGCTTCTGCCTCTGCCCCTGAGTATGAGAGAAGCGTGGAGGCTGTGGCTTGCTTTGACTATGTGGGCCGGACACCCCAGGAGCTAACTTTCCAGCGTGGGGACTTGTTGTGGCTGCACAGCCGGGCTTCGGGAGAGTGGTGGCGTGGGGAGCGGGCAGGCACCCTGGGGCTCATCCCCCACAAGTATATCAAGGTGCCTGACAG GCCGGAGAATCGAATGGTTTTGCCGGAGGGACAGGGAGAAGGGGAACCAGTCTCCAAATCTGAGGACCTCCCTGTGGAGCCTGTGAGCCG CATGCGCACAAATTCAGAAGGTGGCTATGGCAGGGCTCGCCCCCAAGCGAGCAGTGGCAGTCCAGTTGGCAAAGTGACTTCACCTTTTCTGGATCCTACCCACCACCCTTTGACCTTGACGTCCACTGGCCGAGCTGTGATACCTGGTGACAG GCCAGAGCGCCGCAACACCATGGAGATGCCCGGTCCCTCTGGCTGCAGCTGGCGCAGCCCAGCTATCGTCACCAGTGATAGGAAATTGGAAGTTGACAAG AATGTGGCCCAGAAGATGGAATGTGTCTTTAAGGAGCTCCTCGGGAAGGCCAGTGCCCGGCAGGTGTTAAAGACCCCTGATGTCCTACTGAGCTCCCCCGAGGCCTCCGGCTGGAGTCCACACAGCAAGCGGCTTGTGGGACCCAGTCGAACTGGAAAGAACAAGGTCTTCTTCAAAGGCACTGGGGGCCAGGACTGA
- the ARHGAP4 gene encoding rho GTPase-activating protein 4 isoform X4 yields MAAGRAAAVSGGPGGATAGAASGPGRVHAAPGRGGAGVLQRIREAQREVLGPRGPNQRQGPGPAKLPSKDLEQQLQEELLKVVSELQMAMKTYQTYRAESVSSEGKLREAERQEEKRAGRCGESATSQGIDGHGWAPPRRTSLKKGGRLLEKRQAKFLEHKLKCTKARNEYLLSLASANAAVSHYYIRDAIAIMDCSDLGFHLALSKVLRSYSTAVTRAKTSPDQGPSKLEVALDTLDPEGDKSKVLELHASAFCPPLRFEYQPYEGDEVCEVQVPVDLEDEILPRAKNIQARLDQQNIETEEVNKTLKASLQSLLDQAASDEGDVLDAFQASPSTESLKSTGSDPGCRQLARRRGQQQETETFYILKLQEYLSCRSILSKLQAKHEKLQEAIQKSNKEDCDGSRARCALTRSQRNRRPRPSSQYNHKLFAGDMEKFIQSSGQAVPLVVESCIRFINLHGLQHEGIFRVPGAQLRVTEIRNAFERGEDPLLEGYSAHDLDSVAGVLKLYFRGLETPLFPSELFGEMLAAVDLESPGERAEHVKGILGRLPGPVLVVLRYLFTFLNHLAQYSDENMMDPYNLAVCFGPTLVVVPPEQDPVAVQGRVNQLVQTLILQPELIFPTPAVLPGPLYEKCMTPPHDDFGDAQLDATAEESEQDVPTETSANKDEPPIQPPESSGSPPEASASASASASASASASAPEYERSVEAVACFDYVGRTPQELTFQRGDLLWLHSRASGEWWRGERAGTLGLIPHKYIKVPDRPENRMVLPEGQGEGEPVSKSEDLPVEPVSRMRTNSEGGYGRARPQASSGSPVGKVTSPFLDPTHHPLTLTSTGRAVIPGDRPERRNTMEMPGPSGCSWRSPAIVTSDRKLEVDKNVAQKMECVFKELLGKASARQVLKTPDVLLSSPEASGWSPHSKRLVGPSRTGKNKVFFKGTGGQD; encoded by the exons ATGGCAGCTGGCAGAGCAGCTGCGGTGTCTGGAGGGCCAGGGGGAGCTACGGCGGGAGCTGCTTCAGGACCTGGGCGAGTTCATGCGGCGCCGGGCCGAGGTGGAGCTGGAGTACTCCAAAGGATTAGAGAAGCTCAGCGAGAGGTTCTTGGGCCGAGGGGGCCGAACCAGCGGCAAGGACCGGGACCAGCAAAACTTCCG aGCAAAGATCTGGAACAACAGTTACAGGAAGAGCTGCTCAAAGTGGTATCAGAGCTACAGATG GCCATGAAAACCTACCAAACATACAGAGCAGAGAGCGTGAGCTCGGAGGGCAAGCTGAGAGAGGCAGAGCGCCAAGAGGAGAAGCGGGCTGGCCGCTGCGGGGAGTCCGCCACCTCCCAAGGCATAGATGGGCACGGCTGGGCCCCTCCTCGCAGAACCTCCCTCAAGAAGGGTGGGCGCCTGCTAGAGAAG CGCCAGGCCAAGTTCCTAGAGCACAAGCTGAAGTGTACCAAGGCGCGGAACGAATACCTGCTCAGCTTGGCCAGTGCCAACGCCGCCGTCAGCCACTATTATATCCGAGACGCTATCGCCATCATGGAT TGCAGTGATCTGGGCTTCCACCTGGCTCTGAGCAAGGTCCTTCGTAGCTACTCAACAGCTGTGACCCGGGCCAAGACCTCTCCCGATCAGGGCCCCAGCAAACTGGAGGTAGCCTTGGATACTCTGGATCCAGAAGGAGACAAGAGCAAGGTGTTGGAGCTCCACGCCTCTGCCTTCTGTCCCCCTCTCCGATTTGAATACCAACCTTATGAAGGAGATGAG GTTTGTGAGGTACAGGTACCCGTAGATCTGGAGGATGAAATCCTTCCTCGAGCCAAGAATATCCAAGCCCGCCTGGATCAACAGAACATTGAAACCGAGGAG GTCAACAAGACACTGAAGGCAAGTCTACAGTCCCTGCTGGACCAGGCCGCCTCAGACGAGGGCGATGTGTTAGATGCCTTCCAAGCCAGtccatccactgagtcacttaaGTCCACAGGCTCTGACCCCGGCTGTCGGCAGCTCGCTCGGAGACGTGGCCAGCAGCAGGAGACGGAGACTTTCTACATCCTG AAACTGCAAGAATATCTGAGCTGCAGAAGCATCCTCAGCAAACTACAAGCAAAACACGAGAAACTCCAGGAAGCCATTCAGAAAA gcaacaaggaagattgTGATGGGTCTCG GGCCCGCTGTGCCTTGACTAGATCTCAGAGGAATCGCCGCCCTCGGCCCAGCTCCCAGTATAACCACAAACTCTTTGCCGGAGACATGGAAAAGTTCATCCAG AGTTCAGGCCAGGCTGTCCCCTTGGTAGTTGAAAGCTGTATCCGCTTCATCAACCTGCACG gtCTCCAGCATGAGGGCATTTTCCGGGTGCCCGGAGCACAACTCAGGGTCACAGAAATCCGGAATGCCTTTGAGAGAg GTGAGGACCCCTTGCTGGAGGGCTACTCGGCCCACGATCTGGACTCCGTGGCTGGTGTCCTGAAGCTCTATTTCCGTGGCCTGGAGACCCCACTTTTCCCATCTGAGCTGTTTGGGGAGATGCTGGCTGCTGTGG ATCTGGAGAGCCCTGGAGAGAGGGCAGAGCATGTGAAGGGCATCCTGGGCCGCCTGCCTGGGCCTGTGTTGGTTGTCCTTCGTTATCTCTTCACTTTCCTCAATCA CCTGGCCCAGTACAGTGATGAAAACATGATGGATCCCTACAACCTGGCCGTGTGCTTTGGGCCCACCCTGGTGGTTGTGCCACCTGAACAGGACCCGGTGGCCGTGCAGGGCCGTGTAAACCAGCTGGTTCAGACGCTCATCCTGCAACCCGAATTGATCTTCCCAACCCCTGCTGTGCTGCCGGGGCCCCTCTATGAAAAGTGCATGACCCCACCACATGATGATTTTGG GGATGCTCAACTGGATGCCACGGCGGAAGAGAGTGAGCAGGACGTGCCCACGGAGACATCGGCAAATAAAGACG AGCCTCCCATTCAACCTCCAGAGAGCTCTGGGTCCCCCCCAGAGGCCTCTGCCTCAGCCTCTGCCTCAGCTTCTGCCTCAGCTTCTGCCTCTGCCCCTGAGTATGAGAGAAGCGTGGAGGCTGTGGCTTGCTTTGACTATGTGGGCCGGACACCCCAGGAGCTAACTTTCCAGCGTGGGGACTTGTTGTGGCTGCACAGCCGGGCTTCGGGAGAGTGGTGGCGTGGGGAGCGGGCAGGCACCCTGGGGCTCATCCCCCACAAGTATATCAAGGTGCCTGACAG GCCGGAGAATCGAATGGTTTTGCCGGAGGGACAGGGAGAAGGGGAACCAGTCTCCAAATCTGAGGACCTCCCTGTGGAGCCTGTGAGCCG CATGCGCACAAATTCAGAAGGTGGCTATGGCAGGGCTCGCCCCCAAGCGAGCAGTGGCAGTCCAGTTGGCAAAGTGACTTCACCTTTTCTGGATCCTACCCACCACCCTTTGACCTTGACGTCCACTGGCCGAGCTGTGATACCTGGTGACAG GCCAGAGCGCCGCAACACCATGGAGATGCCCGGTCCCTCTGGCTGCAGCTGGCGCAGCCCAGCTATCGTCACCAGTGATAGGAAATTGGAAGTTGACAAG AATGTGGCCCAGAAGATGGAATGTGTCTTTAAGGAGCTCCTCGGGAAGGCCAGTGCCCGGCAGGTGTTAAAGACCCCTGATGTCCTACTGAGCTCCCCCGAGGCCTCCGGCTGGAGTCCACACAGCAAGCGGCTTGTGGGACCCAGTCGAACTGGAAAGAACAAGGTCTTCTTCAAAGGCACTGGGGGCCAGGACTGA